The proteins below are encoded in one region of Brachionichthys hirsutus isolate HB-005 chromosome 12, CSIRO-AGI_Bhir_v1, whole genome shotgun sequence:
- the cmss1 gene encoding protein CMSS1 has translation MGDDLGDEWWAHGANSDPSEGEETQAKQPTEKANTQTKRKAVTEKTLKARKKSKSEQRVLPQEEAENDKATKPKKKRKKKKTITDVLSSSEPKPGCPADFQNLVAQYFSDRLSVIEQEELRLEDSCFLSSNDMTHTLSSYLKQVCPKWAKVQKQHTEKSSVVLLLVCGSALRTIELIKQLTTFKGAAKVMKLFAKHIKMEEQVKLLQKGVAHIGVGTPGRISALVEKEGLNLRPLKYVVLDWNWRDQKLRRMVDIPEVKLDLMKLLQSGILKGCKEDKVKLGLF, from the exons atccaTCTGAAGGAGAGGAGACTCAAGCGAAGCAGCCAACAGAAAAAGcgaacacacagacaaagaggaaaGCTGTAACAGAGAAAACACTCAAGGCCAGAAAGAAGAGCAAGAGTGAGCAG CGTGTTCTTCCTCAGGAGGAGGCCGAGAACGACAAGGCAACTAAACcgaagaaaaagaggaag aagaagaagacgattACAGATGTCTTGTCGTCTTCGGAGCCCAAGCCTGGCTGTCCGGCGGACTTTCAGAACCTGGTGGCCCAATACTTCTCAGACAGGCTGTCTGTGATTGAGCAGGAGGAGCTCAGATTGGAGG actcctgcttcctgtccagtAATGACATGACACACACCCTCTCCTCCTATCTGAAACAAG TTTGTCCCAAATGGGCCAAGGTTCAAAAGCAGCACACAGAAAAGAGTTCCGTCGTTCTGCTCCTCGTCTGCGGCTCCGCTCTGCGAACCATTGAGCTTATCAA GCAGCTGACGACCTTCAAGGGTGCAGCCAAAGTAATGAAACTCTTTGCAAAGCACATCAAG atggaggagcaggtgaagctgctgcagaagggCGTCGCCCACATAGGAGTGGGAACTCCTGGCAGGATCAGTGCTCTTGTGGAGAAAG agggTCTCAACTTGCGGCCGTTGAAATATGTGGTTCTGGACTGGAACTGGAGGGACCAGAAGCTTCGGAGGATGGTGGACATTCCTGAG GTCAAACTGGACttgatgaagctgctgcagagtggCATCCTGAAAGGTTGCAAAGAAGACAAAGTCAAACTCGGGCTTTTTTAA
- the tmem30c gene encoding transmembrane protein 30C: protein MGEAQAKIGPSARRPDNSAFKQQRLPAWSPMLTASTVLPFFYLMALICMLLGVWLLLTVQSTQEIKLDYTEAGTCDRCFEKRKDVANAALNCSCIVVLSIGKAFKGDVFFYYGLRNFHQNLRRYMNSRDDAQMVGRNKSLKKPSTYCKPFDKDQDGRPIAPCGAVANSIFNDTFILTYHGSVGRPVRAPLLQTGITWYTDKNVKFRNPKTGNLTLAQVFEGTAKPLYWQKPVYSLDLSEPSNNGFLNDDLIIWMREAAFPNFKKLYGVLNRANEPFTQGLPAGDYSIDISYNFPVQHFQGRKEVVLTTLTWFGGQNHFLPIAYLVTSSLILLTAVVLTVVWLKFGKNMEE, encoded by the exons ATGGGTGAAGCGCAGGCCAAGATCGGGCCCTCGGCTCGGCGGCCGGACAACTCTGCTTTCAAACAGCAGCGGCTACCTGCCTGGTCTCccatgctaacagctagcacTGTGTTGCCGTTCTTTTACCTGATGGCTCTGATATGCATGCTGCTGGGAGTGTGGCTGCTTCTCACTGTGCAAAGTACGCAGGAAATAAAG CTGGACTACACAGAGGCCGGGACGTGTGACAGATGTTTCGAAAAGCGTAAAGATGTGGCCAACGCAGCTCTAAACTGCAGCTGCATTGTGGTGCTTTCCATCGGGAAAGCGTTCAAG GGAGATGTCTTTTTCTACTATGGCCTCCGAAACTTCCACCAAAACCTCCGCAGATACATGAACTCCAGAGATGATGCGCAGATGGTTGGCAGGAACAAAAGCTTGAAG AAGCCCAGTACGTACTGCAAGCCTTTCGATAAAGACCAGGATGGCCGCCCCATTGCTCCCTGTGGCGCCGTGGCCAACAGCATCTTTAACG ACACCTTCATCCTGACCTACCACGGCTCCGTTGGTCGTCCGGTTCGGGCCCCTCTCCTCCAGACGGGCATCACCTGGTACACAGACAAAAACGTCAAGTTCCGCAACCCAAAAACGGGAAACTTGACGCTGGCTCAGGTGTTCGAAG GTACAGCTAAGCCTCTGTACTGGCAGAAGCCCGTTTACAGCCTCGATCTGTCTGAGCCGAGCAACAACGGCTTCCTCAATGATGACCTGATCATATGGATGAGGGAGGCGGCGTTCCCCAACTTCAAGAAGCTCTATGGGGTGTTGAACCGAGCCAACGAGCCCTTTACCCAGGGTCTGCCTGCAGGGGACTACAGCATCGACATTTCCTACA ACTTCCCTGTGCAGCACTTCCAAGGCAGAAAGGAAGTGGTGCTGACCACCCTGACCTGGTTTGGAGGTCAGAACCATTTCCTGCCCATCGCTTACCTCGTAACCAGCAGCTTGATCCTGCTGACGGCCGTCGTTCTCACCGTGGTCTGGTTGAAGTTTGGGAAGAACATGGAGGAATGA
- the dcbld2 gene encoding discoidin, CUB and LCCL domain-containing protein 2, which produces MSFLERVGDYLITCLDKGSHFTEAEFSKYCPAGCLTSPEEVSGTIPNGYRESSPLCLAAIHAGVVSNTVGGTISVVSSKGIPRYDATLANNVTSTGGTLSNSLFTFRTNGCYGTLGLESGGVADTQLSASSVWEWSNIIGQHSVWAPSGARLKNPGLPWSPSQSDTQQWLQIDLKREKRITGIVTTGSTLREYQYYVSAYRLLYSNDGQQWSVYKGASSAQDKVFQGNIHYTNEVRNNFIPPIEARFLRINPTLWQQRIALKLELLGCQIAARRRPEPRPRMLPPPRQTPPPAGTKRPPHLGQTTHTPDIRNTTMPPHTGKDVALAAALVPVLVIVLTGLILLVVCTWHRRNRNKSSDGTYDLPQWDRPDWWKNMKQLLPSKMVEAEDSVRYSSSEVGRLAGRGAVPRLHAEPAEYAQPLVSGVTTLGARSTFKPDEGPEPGYSDPDLYDAPISPDVYHAYAEPLPASGAEYATPIVVDMGCHPSGGSNLNQTAAVSGFMGAGPASVLTQTDGSPSAYDTPKNATGQATPTEDQTYQVPQTNTQKPAEQS; this is translated from the exons ATGAGTTTCCTGGAGAGGGTCGGCGACT ATCTGATCACCTGCCTGGACAAAGGAAGCCACTTCACCGAGGCAGAGTTCAG TAAATACTGTCCGGCAGGCTGCCTGACGTCCCCGGAGGAGGTTTCTGGAACTATACCAAATGGATACAGAGAG TCGTCTCCCCTGTGCCTGGCGGCCATCCACGCTGGTGTGGTGTCCAACACGGTGGGCGGGACCATCAGCGTGGTCAGCAGCAAAGGGATCCCTCGCTATGACGCCACACTGGCTAACAACGTCACTTCCACTGG aggaactCTCTCAAACAGCCTCTTCACCTTCAGGACCAATG GCTGCTACGGAACGCTGGGTTTGGAGTCTGGGGGTGTGGCTGACACTCAGCtgtctgcttcctctgtgtGGGAGTGGAGCAACATCATTGGTCAGCACAGTGTGTGGGCGCCATCTGGGGCACGCCTTAAAAATCCGGGGCTGCCCTGGTCGCCGTCTCAGAGTGACACGCAGCAGTGGCTGCAGATCGACctgaagagggagaagaggatCACAG gTATCGTCACCACCGGCTCCACCTTAAGGGAATACCAGTACTATGTTTCAGCGTACCGGCTTCTGTACAGCAACGATGGACAGCAGTGGAGCGTTTACAAAGGAGCTAGTTCTGCACAGGACAAG GTTTTCCAAGGCAACATCCACTACACGAATGAGGTGAGGAATAACTTTATTCCTCCAATCGAGGCCCGCTTCCTAAGGATTAATCCAACACTATGGCAACAGAGGATCGCACTCAAGTTGGAGTTACTTGGCTGTCAGATTGCAG cgaGGCGGCGACCAGAGCCGAGGCCCAGGATGTTACCCCCCCCTCGTCAGACTCCACCTCCTGCAGGTACAAAACGTCCACCCCACCTTGGCCAAACTACTCACACCCCAGACATCCGGAACACGACTATGCCTCCTCACACTGGCAAAG ATGTGGCTCTGGCAGCTGCTCTGGTGCCGGTGCTGGTCATTGTTCTGACTGGCCTCATCCTGCTCGTGGTTTGCACCTGGCACCGGAGGAACAG GAACAAGAGCTCCGACGGGACGTACGATCTGCCCCAATGGGACCGTCCAG ACTGGTGGAAGAACATGAAACAGCTGCTGCCCTCCAAGATGGTGGAGGCAGAGGACTCTGTTCGCTACAGCAGCAGCGAGGTGGGCCGGCTAGCAGGGCGAGGCGCCGTACCCAGACTGCATGCCGAACCTGCAG AATATGCTCAGCCCCTGGTGAGCGGCGTCACGACGCTAGGCGCCCGGTCAACCTTCAAACCAGATGAGGGTCCTGAGCCGGGATATTCCGATCCGGACCTGTACGACGCTCCCATCTCACCGGATGTATACCACGCCTATGCAGAACCCTTGCCAGCTTCGGGAGCTGAATATGCCACACCCATTGTTGTTGATATGGGCTGCCACCCATCAGGGGGCTCCAACCTCAACCAGACCGCCGCGGTAAGCGGCTTCATGGGGGCCGGGCCGGCCTCTGTGCTCACGCAGACAGACGGGAGCCCTTCAGCGTACGATACCCCCAAGAACGCCACTGGccaggccacgcccactgagGATCAGACCTATCAGGTGCCTCAGACTAATACTCAGAAGCCAGCGGAGCAAAGCTGA